The following are encoded together in the Pleurocapsa sp. FMAR1 genome:
- a CDS encoding mechanosensitive ion channel family protein has protein sequence MLFSLARLKFLLTIALAVGLICITLPTIAQTSNSPTNTPSTPKSSGVNLFSSLSSLSNSTATPTTEWIWLDGRKVFQVTALDSNLPERIRIIKRNLKQISNAYFQSRSDDLQATVTNIDGLPTININGRYLLTVTDLDAKLRNVSSFTWAQQLSQILRQALIKAKQERQPKFLIRQGKIAGGIFGLVAIANLILLKLRRRIQLTRTKTQAAVGTENIASKLQIKSSLQAIENRLLLDVQILLWLGGILASLYLFPYTRALQVWLLNGLGIPFKIGLVVLGIYTAIRLSHVFIDRFVSSINTNPFISPIATERSQLRVSTIFSAIKWVAIICWLVVGAIVGLILFGIDLAPLLAGAGLLGVALSLASQNLIKDTINGFLIVLEDQYGIGDIIDTGTWSGTVEELNLRITQLRNSEGKLITIPNSQMGAVANLTKSWSRVDLNIPVAYETDTLAAIKIIEATAIEMSRDPQWQWQIVETPQVMGIDDFSDRGLMVKIWIKTRPLKQFDVAREYRLRLKLAFDKAGILIPVPQQNISVHPNSVSNSSFFKADHS, from the coding sequence ATGTTGTTCTCACTAGCTCGCCTCAAATTTTTGCTGACGATCGCATTGGCTGTGGGATTAATCTGTATTACTTTGCCAACAATAGCTCAAACCTCTAATTCTCCGACTAATACGCCATCGACACCGAAATCAAGTGGAGTCAATTTATTTTCTTCCCTGTCTAGCTTATCTAACTCTACGGCAACGCCAACTACAGAATGGATTTGGTTAGATGGTCGTAAAGTATTTCAAGTCACTGCTTTAGATAGCAACCTACCAGAAAGAATCCGAATAATCAAGCGTAATCTAAAACAAATTAGTAATGCTTATTTTCAAAGTAGAAGTGACGATCTACAGGCAACAGTAACAAATATTGACGGTTTACCAACCATTAATATAAATGGTCGATATCTTTTAACTGTAACTGACCTAGATGCCAAGCTGCGAAACGTAAGCAGTTTTACCTGGGCTCAACAGTTAAGCCAAATTCTGCGACAGGCTTTAATAAAAGCTAAACAAGAGCGACAACCAAAATTTTTGATTCGTCAAGGGAAGATCGCTGGTGGAATTTTTGGACTTGTGGCGATCGCTAATCTGATATTATTAAAATTACGTCGGCGCATTCAGTTAACTAGAACCAAGACCCAAGCTGCTGTCGGCACTGAAAATATTGCCTCCAAGCTACAGATTAAAAGCAGCCTACAGGCTATTGAGAATAGATTATTATTAGACGTTCAAATTTTGCTTTGGCTGGGCGGAATATTAGCATCTTTATATTTATTTCCCTACACTAGAGCTTTACAGGTATGGCTGCTTAATGGCTTAGGAATTCCTTTTAAAATTGGACTGGTTGTATTAGGAATATATACTGCTATTCGCTTAAGTCATGTTTTTATCGATCGCTTTGTTTCTTCAATCAACACTAATCCTTTTATTTCGCCTATAGCAACTGAGCGATCGCAACTGAGGGTTTCCACTATTTTTAGTGCAATTAAGTGGGTCGCAATTATTTGCTGGTTGGTAGTTGGGGCGATTGTTGGTTTAATTCTTTTTGGCATTGATCTTGCTCCTTTGTTAGCTGGAGCAGGGCTATTAGGAGTAGCACTTTCTCTGGCTTCTCAAAATTTGATTAAAGACACTATCAACGGATTTTTAATCGTTCTTGAAGACCAATATGGCATCGGCGACATTATCGACACTGGAACTTGGTCAGGTACTGTAGAAGAGCTTAACTTACGAATTACCCAACTACGAAACTCAGAAGGGAAATTAATTACTATTCCTAATAGTCAAATGGGAGCGGTAGCTAACCTGACTAAAAGTTGGTCGCGGGTCGATCTTAACATTCCCGTTGCCTATGAGACCGACACTTTGGCAGCGATTAAGATTATTGAAGCAACTGCTATTGAAATGAGTCGAGATCCTCAATGGCAATGGCAAATAGTCGAGACACCTCAAGTGATGGGTATTGATGACTTTAGCGATCGCGGATTGATGGTGAAAATATGGATTAAAACCCGACCTCTCAAACAGTTTGATGTAGCCAGAGAATATCGACTGCGCCTAAAATTAGCTTTTGATAAGGCAGGAATATTAATTCCCGTACCGCAGCAAAATATTTCAGTTCATCCTAACTCAGTCTCCAACTCTAGTTTTTTCAAGGCTGACCATTCTTAA
- a CDS encoding response regulator transcription factor has product MTHKVLIVEDEVEIARLITINLEKEGFDCFHCRDGIAALEAFKQQQPDVIVLDLMMPGLNGLEVCTRIRRQTVGKDPFILMLTAKGEEIDRVVGLSTGADDYLVKPFSAPELIARIRALLRRSLRKIDTEDLQHCTQHFIVNETQRTAFKIDDGKEQQLNLTTIEFDLLNTFASQPNRVWNRTQLIDRLWGDDFYGDDRVVDTHVARLRKKIEPDTAHPQFVKTVLGVGYKFEDEKAK; this is encoded by the coding sequence ATGACTCATAAAGTATTAATTGTCGAAGATGAGGTAGAAATTGCTCGTTTAATTACTATCAATCTAGAAAAAGAGGGATTTGATTGCTTCCACTGTCGCGATGGTATAGCAGCCTTAGAAGCATTTAAACAGCAGCAACCAGACGTAATTGTTCTAGATTTGATGATGCCAGGCTTGAATGGATTGGAAGTATGTACCCGTATTCGCCGTCAAACCGTTGGCAAAGATCCTTTTATCCTTATGTTAACGGCAAAGGGAGAAGAAATAGATCGGGTAGTAGGCTTATCTACAGGGGCGGACGATTATCTAGTTAAACCCTTTAGTGCGCCAGAGTTAATAGCGAGGATTCGTGCCTTACTCAGACGCAGCCTCCGAAAAATCGATACAGAAGATCTGCAACACTGCACCCAACATTTTATAGTTAATGAAACCCAACGCACCGCATTTAAAATTGATGACGGTAAAGAGCAACAGCTAAATTTAACCACAATTGAATTTGATTTACTCAATACTTTTGCCAGTCAACCTAACCGCGTTTGGAATCGCACTCAGCTAATTGATCGTCTGTGGGGAGATGACTTTTATGGAGACGATCGCGTTGTCGATACTCATGTAGCACGATTACGGAAGAAAATTGAGCCAGATACGGCTCATCCTCAATTTGTTAAGACAGTATTGGGAGTGGGGTACAAATTTGAAGACGAAAAAGCTAAATAG
- a CDS encoding GNAT family N-acetyltransferase yields MSVNNQCDNSRPYIIRQARADDIEILDKIHAENMQNYVEKVYLWNPKLFRACFIRQDYQVIEKKRQILGFIKIVTSKTDIYLAEIQIDRQYQKQGIGTNLIQSIIKQAQLQDKELWLKIVKGNPAENLYARLGFTVFAESSTHKKMRK; encoded by the coding sequence ATGAGCGTAAACAATCAGTGTGACAATTCTAGACCGTATATAATTCGTCAAGCTAGAGCAGATGATATCGAGATATTAGATAAAATTCACGCTGAAAATATGCAAAATTATGTTGAAAAAGTTTATCTCTGGAATCCTAAACTTTTTCGAGCTTGTTTCATTCGACAAGATTACCAAGTAATTGAAAAGAAAAGACAAATCTTAGGCTTTATCAAGATCGTTACTTCAAAAACAGATATTTATTTAGCAGAGATTCAGATTGATAGGCAATATCAAAAACAAGGAATAGGAACGAATCTAATTCAATCAATCATTAAGCAAGCACAATTACAAGACAAAGAATTGTGGTTAAAAATCGTTAAAGGTAATCCTGCGGAAAATTTATATGCAAGATTAGGATTTACTGTATTTGCAGAATCTTCAACCCATAAGAAGATGAGAAAATAG
- a CDS encoding DUF1361 domain-containing protein: MESILTNALETFNEYSGWIVWNLFLAFIPLFLSFWLFLRRTKKRSLLWWIGFVAFICFLPNASYLLTDIIHLIAAIRAGYSIWITTLIFIPLHLLAIALGWEAYVVSLINQGFYLKKQGAGRFIFSSELITHALSAVGIFMGRFLRFNSWDLLTKPHILLASTVDDLTTKKPLLVIAITFIVLTILYWLTKQVTLGTLLRIKQFLYIIDSQNKPR, encoded by the coding sequence ATGGAATCAATACTAACTAATGCTTTGGAAACATTTAATGAATATAGTGGTTGGATTGTCTGGAATTTATTTTTAGCGTTTATTCCTTTATTTCTCAGCTTCTGGTTATTTCTTAGGCGTACTAAAAAGCGATCTTTACTTTGGTGGATTGGTTTTGTTGCTTTTATTTGTTTCTTACCAAATGCCTCATATTTGTTAACTGATATTATTCATTTAATTGCCGCAATCCGAGCAGGCTATTCTATTTGGATTACCACTTTAATTTTTATTCCTTTACATTTATTAGCGATCGCCCTTGGTTGGGAAGCTTATGTAGTTTCTCTAATTAATCAAGGTTTTTATCTAAAAAAACAGGGTGCTGGTAGATTTATTTTCAGCAGCGAATTAATAACTCATGCTTTGAGTGCGGTCGGCATTTTCATGGGTAGGTTTCTCCGTTTTAATAGCTGGGATTTATTAACTAAACCACACATTTTGCTGGCTTCAACAGTAGATGATTTGACTACCAAAAAGCCTTTGTTAGTCATAGCGATCACCTTTATTGTTTTGACTATTCTCTATTGGTTAACTAAACAAGTTACTTTAGGAACTTTATTAAGAATAAAGCAGTTTTTATATATTATAGATTCTCAAAATAAGCCAAGATAA
- a CDS encoding AAA family ATPase: MTRLKIGKLLEKAKLLNNQVILVGDTKQLSAAEAGALFKLLLEAGLSTAIIDQNLRQRSLILKQVVDKIAQSNLDSNSINTACQKLNEPGKIKQIVSDEARIEAIAADYRSRPLEVRHQTLIVAGTNADKQAIVCLLFE, translated from the coding sequence TTGACAAGATTAAAAATAGGTAAATTACTAGAAAAGGCGAAATTACTTAACAATCAGGTAATTTTAGTAGGAGATACCAAGCAGTTATCAGCAGCAGAAGCTGGCGCACTTTTTAAACTACTACTAGAAGCTGGTTTATCCACTGCTATTATCGACCAGAATCTGAGACAGCGATCGCTCATTCTCAAACAGGTAGTAGATAAGATCGCCCAAAGCAATCTAGATTCTAATAGTATTAATACCGCCTGTCAAAAACTCAACGAACCAGGAAAAATTAAGCAAATTGTCAGTGATGAGGCACGTATAGAGGCGATCGCAGCAGATTATCGATCTCGTCCGCTTGAAGTTCGTCATCAAACCTTGATTGTAGCTGGTACGAATGCCGACAAACAGGCGATCGTCTGTTTGCTTTTTGAATGA
- a CDS encoding LysR family transcriptional regulator yields the protein MEKKLFIRHARGIKPTAIANDLARSIAPHLEQIETKFNAVRSRIATVAGIIHIATPAEFLDAKVLPAIASLLAHDLKVRIHLGGKERIYQLLDDGTVDLAITAFQPQSKALDYAEIEQETLILVAATDWERQHLIQPFDPQQLLSLPLIAYDEDLPLIRQYFAEVFQIQLNIQATVTVADLRIVRSLVSFGQGYTVLPKYLCEQKLQTGNLCLLHQKEFYPRNNLYLVWNKGNLRHPRVVYTRDHLLEIL from the coding sequence ATGGAGAAGAAACTATTTATCCGCCATGCTAGAGGAATAAAGCCTACTGCGATCGCCAATGATTTAGCCAGATCTATTGCCCCTCATTTAGAACAGATCGAAACTAAGTTTAATGCGGTGCGATCGCGTATTGCGACCGTTGCAGGTATAATCCATATAGCAACCCCAGCCGAATTTTTAGATGCCAAAGTATTACCCGCGATCGCATCTTTGCTTGCGCACGATCTTAAAGTCAGGATTCATTTAGGTGGAAAAGAACGCATTTATCAACTGTTAGATGATGGCACAGTAGATCTAGCAATTACCGCATTTCAACCTCAAAGTAAAGCTTTAGATTATGCTGAAATTGAGCAGGAGACTTTAATTTTAGTTGCTGCTACTGATTGGGAAAGACAGCATTTAATTCAACCATTCGATCCACAGCAGTTATTGAGTTTACCTTTGATCGCCTACGATGAGGATTTACCATTAATTCGTCAATATTTTGCCGAGGTGTTTCAAATTCAACTAAATATTCAGGCGACGGTGACTGTTGCCGATTTAAGAATAGTGCGATCGCTTGTCTCTTTTGGTCAAGGTTATACTGTCTTGCCTAAATATTTGTGTGAACAAAAGCTACAGACTGGCAATCTTTGTCTTTTACATCAGAAAGAATTTTATCCTCGTAACAATCTTTATCTAGTTTGGAATAAAGGCAACTTGAGACATCCTAGAGTGGTATACACACGAGATCATTTGTTAGAAATTCTCTAA
- a CDS encoding MFS transporter, producing MKFSQLKSKLRALNSKNYRLFFFGQGTSLIGTWMNNVAAIWEVYHLTNSPLLLGVFGFLSQSPLILAPLAGSFIERQNNRQVLLITQTISMVQSFALAVLALTQSLNLGYLIILSFIQGMANALDVPTRQAFLPEMIDDKADLDNAIALNASFSGFARLIGPAIAGVLISKFGTGSCFLVDGISYFAILASLMAMKILHQPSDSTTAKFNRQELASGFRYVFNSKPIRSILFLLALVNFMGTPLIALVPIFSKEILGGDSSTFGSMMTVSAVGALTGAIYLSLRSGLVGLERLFGISAAMLGVVLVIFSQSKVMWLSFVAVGFIGLFLIIENAASNTMILSMTDEDKRGRVMGIYTIASDTIMLPCGNLFAGVLAYLIGAPSTMLVEGIFCAIGAVVFWQYLPIIRRSLPR from the coding sequence ATGAAATTCTCTCAGCTTAAATCAAAATTACGCGCTCTTAATTCTAAAAATTATCGCCTTTTCTTTTTCGGACAGGGAACGTCTTTAATTGGAACTTGGATGAATAATGTGGCTGCTATTTGGGAAGTCTACCATCTGACTAATTCTCCACTGCTGTTAGGGGTATTCGGCTTTCTCAGTCAAAGCCCTCTGATATTAGCACCGTTAGCTGGTTCTTTTATAGAACGCCAGAATAACCGCCAGGTTTTATTAATTACCCAGACGATTTCAATGGTGCAGTCTTTTGCCTTAGCGGTTTTGGCTTTGACTCAGTCTCTTAATCTTGGCTATCTGATTATTCTCAGCTTTATCCAAGGTATGGCTAACGCTCTAGATGTGCCGACTCGTCAGGCTTTTTTACCAGAAATGATAGACGACAAGGCAGATTTAGATAATGCGATCGCTCTTAATGCTTCGTTTTCAGGTTTTGCGCGCTTGATTGGTCCGGCGATCGCGGGTGTATTAATATCTAAGTTTGGTACAGGAAGCTGTTTTTTAGTTGACGGAATTAGCTATTTTGCTATCTTGGCTTCTCTAATGGCGATGAAGATTTTGCATCAGCCGTCTGATTCCACCACAGCTAAATTTAATCGACAAGAATTAGCATCAGGTTTTCGCTATGTTTTTAACTCAAAACCAATTCGCTCTATTTTATTCTTGCTGGCTTTAGTTAATTTTATGGGTACGCCTTTAATTGCTTTAGTTCCCATCTTTTCCAAAGAAATTCTCGGTGGTGATTCTAGTACTTTTGGTTCTATGATGACGGTTTCAGCAGTTGGAGCATTAACTGGTGCTATTTATTTGAGCCTGCGTTCTGGTTTGGTTGGTTTGGAAAGGCTGTTTGGCATCTCAGCAGCAATGTTAGGAGTGGTACTGGTTATCTTTTCCCAATCAAAGGTAATGTGGTTATCGTTTGTTGCGGTTGGTTTTATTGGCTTGTTTTTAATTATTGAGAATGCTGCCAGTAATACGATGATTTTGAGCATGACCGACGAAGACAAACGAGGTAGAGTTATGGGAATATATACCATTGCCTCCGATACGATTATGCTGCCCTGCGGTAATCTGTTTGCAGGTGTTTTAGCCTATTTAATCGGTGCGCCCTCAACAATGCTAGTTGAAGGAATATTTTGTGCCATTGGTGCTGTAGTCTTTTGGCAGTATTTACCGATAATCAGGCGATCGCTTCCTCGGTAG
- a CDS encoding sensor histidine kinase, whose translation MIVAVSFLVIVGKTASPILFARHIEKIENEGFDFQDSRADVIEGFNSAWHSSTLWSVIIGATTAGGLSIWVTRRITKPMLRIERVTQQFARGKLSERLPPSDIPELNRLSASFNNMASSIEGIEQRRRELVSDLTHELRTPLTIIYGYLEGITASNIEATPEVYERLMKETRRLQRLVNDLQELSKAEAGYLSIHLAPVKLYPLLSTLVKKFEAQLLDELTIHLKYPTNLPLVLADLDRLEQVLINLLGNAVSYTEKGTITLRVWQRSNRVWIAVSDTGQGIASEDLPHVFERFWRSGLASDRNSRGSGIGLAISRRLVELQGGQIEVESQLGQGSTFRFSLAVA comes from the coding sequence ATGATTGTGGCAGTAAGTTTTCTGGTGATTGTCGGCAAAACTGCCTCGCCAATTTTGTTTGCACGACACATAGAAAAAATTGAGAATGAGGGATTCGATTTTCAAGACTCTCGTGCTGATGTTATTGAAGGCTTTAACAGTGCTTGGCACAGTAGTACTCTATGGTCAGTAATCATCGGTGCGACAACGGCGGGAGGGTTAAGTATTTGGGTTACTCGCCGTATCACCAAACCGATGCTGAGAATTGAACGAGTAACGCAGCAGTTTGCTAGAGGTAAGCTAAGTGAAAGATTGCCTCCTAGCGATATACCAGAGCTAAATCGACTCAGTGCTAGCTTTAACAATATGGCTAGCAGCATAGAGGGAATAGAACAACGTCGTCGAGAATTGGTCAGCGATCTCACTCACGAATTGCGAACTCCACTAACTATAATTTATGGCTATTTAGAAGGAATTACCGCCAGTAATATTGAAGCCACTCCAGAAGTTTACGAGCGACTAATGAAGGAAACTAGACGGTTGCAGCGATTGGTTAATGATTTACAGGAACTATCTAAAGCCGAGGCAGGATATTTGTCTATTCATTTGGCACCTGTTAAGCTGTATCCCTTGTTATCTACCTTAGTGAAAAAATTTGAGGCTCAGTTATTGGATGAATTAACGATTCATTTAAAATATCCAACTAATCTACCCTTAGTTTTAGCGGATTTAGACCGTTTGGAACAGGTTTTAATCAATTTACTAGGTAATGCCGTATCCTATACAGAAAAAGGCACAATTACACTGCGGGTTTGGCAAAGGTCAAACCGAGTATGGATAGCTGTAAGTGATACAGGACAAGGAATTGCCTCTGAAGATTTACCCCATGTATTTGAGCGTTTTTGGCGTTCTGGTCTAGCAAGCGATCGCAATAGCCGAGGTAGCGGTATTGGTTTGGCTATTTCTCGTCGCTTAGTAGAACTACAGGGTGGTCAAATAGAAGTTGAGAGCCAATTGGGTCAAGGAAGTACTTTTCGATTTTCTCTTGCCGTTGCTTAA
- a CDS encoding type 1 glutamine amidotransferase domain-containing protein: MLLAGLSAVDRFLQDKSAVAATDNTQAIEDIDFNQYDAVFLPGGHGTMWDLPKSKPLANIISQAYAQDKVVAAVCHGVAGLVGATKPDGSPLVNGLQINSFTNAEEDAVGLSDAVPFMLETKLRELGGNFQSADNFEPFAIKSGNLITGQNPASSELVANKLLETLQAKVPIQK, from the coding sequence ATGCTGCTGGCTGGGTTAAGTGCAGTTGATCGCTTCTTACAAGACAAATCTGCTGTAGCTGCAACTGATAATACTCAGGCGATCGAAGACATCGATTTTAATCAATACGATGCTGTCTTTTTACCAGGGGGACACGGTACGATGTGGGACTTGCCAAAGAGTAAACCTTTAGCGAATATTATCTCCCAAGCTTATGCCCAAGATAAAGTAGTCGCTGCGGTGTGTCATGGTGTTGCGGGTTTAGTTGGGGCAACAAAACCTGATGGTAGTCCTTTAGTTAACGGGCTACAAATTAATTCTTTTACCAATGCCGAAGAAGATGCAGTAGGACTTTCTGACGCTGTACCCTTCATGCTGGAAACTAAGCTAAGAGAATTAGGGGGAAATTTCCAGAGTGCTGATAATTTTGAACCCTTTGCTATAAAAAGCGGTAATTTAATTACTGGTCAAAATCCAGCCTCTTCTGAACTAGTAGCAAATAAGCTTTTAGAAACTCTACAAGCTAAAGTTCCAATACAGAAATAA
- a CDS encoding AI-2E family transporter translates to MNQKRPPSLVDKLTQGAPLAVLLVLSLLILYQLRSVLELIAIAILLSLILQTLLHQLEKLIKLRWLAVLVLVIAILGLTILLPIVILPDILNEFQKFSSKLPEYLSSLTKESQDLHARYSFIPDISQEIAKLNNFLYGLLKSFPVLLETAFGVTVEAFAIVILALYITYDSGFFTEGLLRLTPRRHHQQLRHILETMRLRLQGWMSGTFLAMLFLGVGVGIGLWLLGIPLSFPFAIIAALFEVIPILGSFVGGFLPALVALTISPLKLIFVLVLFLLLNQIDTHIFQPIVVGQQVNLHPITVIIAVLVMSELLGIIGLIFAIPAAVVITTLFAEFTAKPSLSESALVESSEL, encoded by the coding sequence ATGAATCAAAAAAGACCGCCTTCACTGGTAGATAAGCTAACTCAAGGTGCGCCGTTGGCAGTCTTACTGGTTCTGTCTCTTTTGATTTTGTATCAACTACGATCGGTTTTAGAGTTAATTGCGATCGCCATTTTACTTTCGCTGATTTTGCAAACACTGTTGCATCAGCTAGAAAAACTGATTAAGCTGCGTTGGTTAGCGGTTTTAGTTTTAGTTATTGCTATTCTAGGCTTAACTATACTCTTGCCTATTGTTATCCTGCCCGATATTTTAAATGAGTTTCAGAAATTTAGCTCTAAGCTACCAGAATATTTAAGCAGTTTAACCAAAGAGTCTCAGGATCTTCATGCTAGATATAGTTTTATTCCTGATATCTCCCAGGAGATTGCCAAACTAAATAATTTTCTCTATGGACTTTTAAAATCGTTTCCTGTTCTATTAGAAACAGCTTTTGGAGTTACTGTAGAAGCTTTTGCGATCGTTATTTTGGCTCTTTATATCACCTATGACTCTGGCTTCTTTACTGAAGGCTTATTACGCTTGACTCCTCGTCGTCATCATCAACAACTAAGACATATTCTCGAAACTATGAGATTGCGACTTCAAGGTTGGATGAGCGGTACTTTTCTAGCAATGCTGTTTCTGGGTGTGGGAGTAGGCATCGGACTTTGGCTGCTGGGTATTCCTTTATCTTTTCCTTTTGCCATAATTGCCGCTTTATTTGAGGTAATTCCCATTCTTGGCAGTTTTGTCGGCGGTTTTTTACCTGCCTTAGTAGCTTTGACTATCTCACCGCTAAAGCTTATATTCGTGTTGGTTCTATTTTTACTTCTCAACCAGATCGACACGCATATTTTTCAACCTATTGTGGTTGGACAACAGGTTAACTTACATCCAATTACCGTTATTATTGCCGTTTTAGTCATGAGCGAACTGCTAGGAATTATCGGCTTGATCTTTGCTATTCCTGCTGCGGTAGTAATTACAACTCTGTTTGCTGAATTTACTGCCAAGCCAAGTCTTTCAGAATCTGCTTTAGTTGAGTCTTCAGAATTATAA
- a CDS encoding potassium channel family protein: MQPKIIVCGLGRTGSKIYSLLKQQGAEVVAVSERPVDRFPSKQIIVGDPRNNTTLIQAGIRHATTLVLVNDDDALNLAILTQAKVLNPQIRIINRLLNHTLGDRLDLTLPDHFTMSVAALSAPLFTFAALGNKAIGQLQLFNRTWPIQEEIIDRDHPWLGIKLNELWDNPNRMLIYYLPVKGETDLVSAVKQGSRLQLGDRLIVGTKPNVVTKRRSWQKKILKAILNLPRYQHYARPVTLVSLALLTVIFIATLIYVSVNQQISIPDALYFSVGMITGAGGKEEVAEGGSDYIKVFTAIMMIVGAGVIGICYALINDFVLGSRFRQTLDAARIPRQNHHIVCGLGGLGIKVASQLHAQGHEVVVIESDPNNRFLRSARSKRIPVIIEDASTPSTLKAVNIKRATSLIAITSHDTTNLEISLTAKALSPYIKTVVRSGDPQFAQSMQEVFEFDHVLSPVELATYSFAAAALGGRILGNGMTQDLLWVALATMITPRHPFFGQNVETAAVKGDFVPLYLERKNKTLHNWQLLETSLQPQDILYLTMPASGLNQLWRNPSSDDLMLDRLEDSFNY; this comes from the coding sequence ATGCAACCCAAGATTATTGTTTGTGGCTTAGGGCGTACTGGTTCTAAAATATACAGTTTGTTAAAACAACAAGGTGCAGAAGTCGTAGCAGTTAGTGAACGTCCAGTAGATAGATTTCCCAGTAAACAAATTATTGTTGGCGACCCACGCAACAACACCACCCTAATTCAAGCAGGAATTAGACACGCCACGACTTTAGTTTTAGTTAATGATGATGATGCTTTAAACCTAGCTATTTTGACTCAGGCGAAAGTTTTAAATCCCCAGATTAGAATTATCAATCGTCTCTTAAATCATACTTTAGGCGATCGCCTGGATTTGACCTTACCCGATCACTTTACAATGAGCGTGGCTGCTCTTTCTGCCCCACTATTCACTTTTGCAGCCCTAGGTAATAAAGCTATTGGTCAACTACAGTTATTTAATCGTACTTGGCCCATACAAGAAGAAATTATCGATCGCGATCATCCCTGGTTAGGTATAAAACTAAATGAACTCTGGGATAATCCTAACCGTATGCTGATTTACTACCTACCCGTTAAAGGAGAAACAGATCTAGTTTCGGCAGTCAAACAGGGTAGTCGCCTACAATTGGGCGATCGCTTAATCGTCGGCACAAAACCTAATGTTGTTACCAAACGTCGATCTTGGCAGAAAAAAATCTTAAAAGCAATTTTAAATCTTCCTCGTTATCAGCATTATGCTCGTCCTGTAACTTTAGTTAGTCTTGCTCTACTAACTGTAATTTTTATTGCCACTTTAATCTACGTCAGCGTTAATCAACAGATTTCCATCCCTGATGCCCTTTATTTCTCTGTAGGTATGATTACTGGCGCAGGAGGAAAAGAAGAAGTTGCTGAAGGAGGTTCTGATTACATCAAGGTTTTTACGGCAATCATGATGATTGTTGGTGCGGGAGTGATTGGTATCTGTTACGCCTTGATCAATGATTTTGTTTTGGGTAGTCGTTTTCGGCAAACATTAGATGCAGCCAGAATTCCTCGACAAAATCACCATATCGTTTGTGGTTTAGGCGGATTAGGAATCAAAGTTGCTAGTCAACTCCATGCTCAAGGACACGAAGTCGTAGTAATCGAATCCGACCCCAATAACCGTTTTTTACGTTCTGCTCGTTCTAAACGCATTCCCGTAATTATTGAAGATGCTAGTACACCCTCGACTCTCAAGGCAGTTAACATCAAACGCGCTACTAGTTTGATTGCTATTACTAGTCATGACACAACCAACCTAGAAATAAGTCTTACTGCCAAAGCATTGTCACCATACATCAAAACCGTAGTGCGTAGTGGCGATCCTCAGTTTGCTCAATCAATGCAGGAAGTATTTGAATTTGACCATGTTTTGTCTCCTGTAGAGCTTGCAACCTATTCCTTTGCAGCAGCAGCTTTAGGAGGCAGAATTTTAGGTAATGGTATGACTCAAGATTTGCTCTGGGTAGCTTTGGCAACCATGATTACGCCAAGACATCCATTCTTCGGTCAGAATGTGGAAACTGCAGCAGTTAAAGGAGATTTTGTGCCTTTATACTTAGAAAGAAAAAATAAAACCTTACATAATTGGCAATTATTAGAAACATCCTT
- a CDS encoding TSUP family transporter, with the protein MSLLYILLGAFAGALSGLIGIGGGVIIVPSLIFLFGFSQQEAQGTTLGLLVPPIGILAAWTYYQQGYVNFKVAALICLGFVLGGLLGAKLAINLPSNILEKIFGILLLLIALKMIFSNPSGSSRL; encoded by the coding sequence ATGAGTTTGCTTTATATACTTTTAGGGGCTTTCGCTGGAGCTTTGAGCGGGCTGATTGGCATTGGCGGTGGCGTGATTATCGTTCCTTCTTTAATTTTTTTATTTGGATTTTCCCAGCAAGAGGCACAAGGAACAACTTTGGGGCTGTTGGTTCCGCCAATTGGAATTTTGGCAGCGTGGACTTACTATCAACAAGGATATGTAAATTTCAAAGTGGCAGCTTTGATTTGTCTTGGTTTTGTTTTAGGAGGCTTGTTGGGAGCAAAATTGGCAATTAATTTACCTAGCAACATTTTAGAAAAAATCTTTGGTATTTTATTGCTACTAATTGCTTTAAAAATGATTTTTAGCAATCCTAGTGGTAGTAGTCGATTGTAG